Proteins co-encoded in one Pelobates fuscus isolate aPelFus1 chromosome 5, aPelFus1.pri, whole genome shotgun sequence genomic window:
- the CFAP73 gene encoding cilia- and flagella-associated protein 73, with translation MEFDLREYFRAAFEDKLLVKMPEREDDFLTPATRLLEKRREMVEVEQALNSQKEEFQMKTESLQQRSTELEHKEEKLKDSLFKFDKFLKENDSKRKRAMRKAAEERQLAIQKEREFLRLQTENAQLKCRKEALLHRQEKNSIYQRYLQRVLEGTDEFQEVQEMIDRFNTLMVTQEKLLQREVKNQEKIEKEKAQLLHYQEETRSQILEQNNQLADLQGSLEKARAEVLQWESRWAQIQNTAAENTLRLGRVRMATLNLFQIITKHMHIKTDISLEDTEEQLEKVKICFMDLEAIYKDLKKTDQLSPSSAILTTN, from the exons GAAGATGCCAGAACGGGAGGATGATTTCCTGACCCCAGCCACTCGGCTCCTGGAGAAAAGGCGAGAAATGGTGGAAGTAGAGCAAGCTCTTAATAGCCAAAAAGAG GAGTTCCAGATGAAGACAGAGAGTCTACAGCAGCGTAGTACTGAGTTGGAGCACAAAGAAGAGAAGCTCAAAGATTCGTTGTTCAAATTTGATAAGTTCCTAAAG GAGAATGATTCAAAGCGAAAGCGTGCAATGCGCAAGGCAGCTGAGGAACGGCAACTGGCAATACAAAAAGAGAGAGAATTCCTGCGATTGCAGACTGAGAATGCGCAGCTGAAATGCAGAAAGGAGGCTTTACTGCACCGTCAGGAAAAGAACAGCATTTACCAACGCTACTTGCAAAGAGTACTGGAGGGGACTGATGAG TTCCAAGAAGTGCAGGAAATGATAGACCGGTTCAACACGCTGATGGTGACCCAAGAAAAGCTCTTGCAACGAGAGGTGAAGAACCAGGAGAAGATTGAGAAGGAGAAAGCTCAGCTGCTACACTACCAGGAGGAGACCCGCAGCCAGATCCTAGAGCAGAATAATCAGCTGGCAGATTTGCAGGGAAGTCTGGAGAAAGCAAGAGCGGAGGTTCTTCAATGG GAGTCACGTTGGGCACAAATACAGAACACTGCTGCAGAGAATACACTGCGGCTGGGGCGCGTCAGAATGGCAACACTGAATCTTTTCCAGATCATCaccaaacacatgcacattaaAACTGATATTTCACTGGAGGATACGGAGGAACAGCTTGAAAAA GTTAAGATTTGCTTTATGGATCTTGaagccatttataaagatttaaaaaagacTGACCAattgtctccatcctctgcaatACTTACAACCAACTAA
- the RITA1 gene encoding RBPJ-interacting and tubulin-associated protein 1, whose translation MSLDLSITGRQTSFPPRKGRSAYRVKAANSYVDETLFSSTPGRADPVLQWSPGPPSEVPHVWSQSETIETKGSTSSRTNRTPTGSPRKKTQYRVKSRTPSYCDETLFGQGIDDCGWEAPWVKKEDSIRLRPLLWCPTPVLRPQISKPVTNKFPVRAVHPPEGSESILGTYKGKGEFWKVPDNDSDCGGSPSVTGPSISARSHRRSSSRDTARSASWSGRGSIRKESGTMPQRPPWK comes from the exons ATGTCTCTAGATCTCTCCATTACTGGTCGTCAAACCTCATTTCCTCCGCGCAAAGGGCGCAGCGCGTACCGTGTCAAAGCTGCAAATTCATATGTTGATGAGACTCTGTTTAGTAGCACTCCAGGAAGAGCAGACCCAGTCCTACAGTGGAGTCCAGGACCACCAAGTGAGGTCCCACATGTGTGGAGTCAAAGTGAAACTATAGAGACCAAAGGTAGCACCAGCTCTAGGACTAACCGTACCCCAACTGGAAGCCCCAGGAAGAAAACACAATATAG GGTGAAGAGTCGAACTCCTTCTTACTGTGATGAGACTCTGTTTGGTCAGGGGATAGACGATTGTGGTTGGGAGGCACCATGGGTGAAGAAAGAAGATTCCATAAGACTACGTCCTCTCCTTTGGTGTCCTACCCCAGTGTTACGTCCACAAATCTCCAAACCAGTTACAAATAAATTTCCTGTCCGAGCTGTACATCCCCCAGAAGGATCAGAAAGTATTTTGGGGACTTACAAGGGGAAAGGAGAGTTCTGGAAAGTCCCAGACAATGACTCTGATTGTGGTGGTTCTCCTTCTGTAACAGGACCCTCAATTAGTGCCAGATCTCACAGGCGTTCTTCAAGCAGAGACACAGCCCGTTCAGCAAGCTGGTCAGGTAGAGGGTCAATTAGGAAAGAATCGGGTACAATGCCGCAAAGGCCTCCATGGAAGTGA
- the DDX54 gene encoding ATP-dependent RNA helicase DDX54 has translation MAFKKRKGSRGRKPPKNQDGDDSDTGEFDVQVGMSEQDEVRLPAFPTADADSDIELDTTRQMVRAQNKKKKKSGGFQSMGLSYPVFKGVMKKGYKVPTPIQRKVIPVILDGKDVVAMARTGSGKTACFLIPMFEKLKAHSAQTGVRALVLSPTRELALQTLKFCKELGKFTGLKTALILGGDKMEDQFAALHENPDIIIATPGRLMHVAVEMNLKLRSVEYVVFDEADRLFEMGFAEQLQEIISRLPEMRQSLLFSATLPKMLLEFARAGLTEPVLIRLDVDSKLSDQLKLSFLHVRAEDKPAVLLHLLRCVVKPQEQTVIFVATKHHAEYLRLMLDMQGIPCSHIYSSLDQTARKINLGLFLHGKVRALLVTDVAARGIDIPMLDNVINYNFPPKPKLFLHRVGRVARAGRSGTAYSLVAIDETPYVYDLHLFLGRPLKLAGDLGTDTDADTDGMLGRVPQCVIDDEDALLVTDRERSLDLQNLNHVVENAYKHYCKSRPAPASESIKRVKDANYAQLGIHPIFWSLLGSEELHRLKFVDSIKAYKSKATIFEINATNKTTASEVMRAKRSQDKGVIAKFQRLQDEKSSEKVQASTSRRQSVPSMKESDEENFEGVFSQVVGKRKRKDTDDPEGRKKVKGSSSQESDFYIPYKPKDFDSERGLSITNNSFEKAAAGAVLDLMGDQTEDLNKNKQILKWDRKKKKFVGTGGQSDKKKIKTESGRLISSSYKKNIYEDWKKKYKIDDQDSEDDERQGGVTHRKGRGGHSKSRGGPRNETPGPHGKPRSELRSKQQILKQRKIQEKQRFLQKGGMKQLKKRTKQGVHDMKRTAFGRGKSSGFKKGKMRKNM, from the exons ATGGCATTCAAGAAGCGCAAAGGATCCCGGGGAAGAAAACCTCCTAAAAACCAAGATGGCGATGACAGTGACACAGGGGAGTTTGATGTCCAAGTTGGGATGTCAGAACAAGATGAAGTG CGCCTTCCAGCCTTCCCCACAGCTGATGCTGACTCTGATATAGAACTTGACACAACACGACAAATGGTTCGAGCACAGAACAAGAAGAAAAAGAAGTCTGGAGGGTTTCAATCCATGG GTCTTAGTTATCCTGTTTTTAAGGGAGTGATGAAGAAAGGGTACAAAGTTCCAACACCGATTCAAAGAAAG GTGATACCCGTAATTTTGGATGGAAAAGACGTGGTAGCGATGGCTAGGACTGGCAGTGGTAAGACGGCTTGTTTCCTCATCCCTATGTTCGAGAAGCTAAAGGCTCACAGTGCCCAGACCGGAGTCCGTGCTCTGGTATTGTCACCCACTCGAGAACTTGCCCTACAGACCCTCAAATTCTGTAAAGAG CTCGGAAAATTTACTGGTCTGAAAACAGCCCTTATCTTAGGAGGAGACAA AATGGAAGATCAATTTGCTGCTCTACATGAGAATCCTGATAT TATTATTGCCACACCAGGTCGTCTTATGCATGTCGCTGTGGAAATGAACTTGAAACTACGCAGTGTAGAATATGTGGTGTTTGATGAAGCTGACAG ACTTTTTGAGATGGGCTTTGCAGAGCAGCTGCAGGAAATTATATCTCGACTCCCAGAAATGCGTCAAAGTTTGCTTTTCTCTGCCACCCTTCCTAAGATGCTGCTTGAGTTTGCGCGGGCTG GTCTTACTGAGCCCGTGCTAATCCGTCTAGATGTTGACTCAAAATTAAGTGACCAGCTGAAG TTATCATTTCTTCATGTGCGTGCAGAGGATAAACCTGCAGTACTTTTACATCTTCTGCGCTGCGTGGTGAAGCCTCAGGAACAAACTGTGATCTTTGTTGCTACCAAACACCATGCTGAATATCTGAGACTG ATGCTGGACATGCAAGGAATTCCTTGCTCGCACATCTACAGCTCTCTGGATCAGACTGCTAGGAAGATCAACCTGGGCTTGTTCCTGCATGGGAAAGTCCGAGCACTGTTAGTTACCGATGTGGCTGCCCGTGGTATTGACATCCCTATGTTAGACAATGTCATCAACTACAACTTCCCCCcgaaaccaaaactttttttgcaCCGTGTCG GACGTGTGGCTAGAGCCGGACGAAGTGGTACCGCGTACTCTCTTGTTGCTATCGATGAAACTCCATATGTTTATGACCTTCATCTTTTCCTGGGGCGACCCCTGAAACtagcaggagatctgggaacagACACag ATGCAGACACTGATGGAATGTTGGGGCGAGTACCTCAATGTGTGATTGATGATGAAGACGCTTTGCTTGTTACTGACCGGGAGCGATCTCTAGATCTTCAGAACCTCAATCATGTAGTTGagaatgcatacaaacattactgCAAATCTAGACCAGCCCCAGCTTCTGAATCTATTAAACGGGTGAAGGATGCTAATTATGCCCAGCTGGGTATCCATCCCATCTTCT GGTCTCTTCTTGGTTCAGAAGAGCTGCACAGACTAAAGTTTGTTGACAGCATAAAAGCCTATAAATCTAAAGCG ACCATCTTTGAAATTAATGCCACCAATAAGACCACAGCCAGCGAGGTGATGAGAGCTAAACGCAGTCAGGACAAGGGTGTCATTGCCAAGTTTCAGCGTCTGCAAGATGAAAAATCAAGTGAAAAAGTACAGGCGTCAACCAGCAGGAGACAAAGTGTCCCATCCATGAAGGAGAGTGATGAAGAAAATTTTGAG GGTGTCTTCTCACAAGTGGTTGGGAAAAGGAAGAGGAAGGACACCGATGATCCTGAAGGTCGCAAGAAAGTAAAAGGTTCAAGTTCCCAAGAGTCTGACTTCTACATTCCTTACAAACCAAAGGACTTTGATAGTGAACGCGG GCTCAGCATCACAAACAACAGCTTTGAGAAAGCGGCAGCAGGGGCGGTGCTTGATTTAATGGGAGACCAGACAGAGGATCTAAATAAGAACAAGCAGATATTGAAATG GGATCGTAAGAAGAAGAAGTTTGTTGGAACAGGTGGACAAAGTGATAAGAAGAAAATCAAGACTGAGAGTGGTCGGCTCATCAGCAGCTCATATAAGAAAAATAT TTACGAGGATTGGAAGAAGAAATATAAAATTGATGATCAGGATTCTGAAGATGATGAAAGACAGGGTGGTGTGACCCACAGAAAGGGAAGAG GTGGACACAGTAAATCTCGAGGAGGACCTCGTAATGAAACCCCTGGACCTCATGGAAAGCCTCGTTCTGAGTTGCGCAGCAAACAACAAATTCTTAAGCAGAGAAAGATCCAGGAAAAGCAGCGGTTCCTGCAGAAGGGTGGTATGAAGCAACTCAAGAAAAGAACAAAACAGGGTGTTCATGATATGAAGAGAACTGCATTTGGCAGGGGGAAGAGCAGCGGGTTTAAGAAAGGAAAGATGAGGAAAAATATGTAA